The following coding sequences lie in one Haematobia irritans isolate KBUSLIRL chromosome 3, ASM5000362v1, whole genome shotgun sequence genomic window:
- the LOC142231401 gene encoding uncharacterized protein LOC142231401 — protein sequence MVSGKFLDTISDVMSESLKSLAEWASGGGLGVNPRKTDLVLFTRKKRLVGYKDPEFQGTRLTLSKSARYLGIVLDSRLNWLENVADRMKKTYAALYACQKLVGERWGMKPALFNWLYTAVIRPVAVYGCHVWWPITNHHNHIQRLGRINRTALIYMTGAMRTTATAALEVLMGIIPLDLHIRKTAEVILTRLKGLDSLESTSCSHTELISYAGRHIRTDHMAPWHMFESDLDSIIPSVEDWDVNRIHFGSLNIYTDGSKMTEGVGSGIYCKELGLKESFKLDEQCSIFQAEIFAIAKAAELISMRPLFRCDISIFIDSQAAIKALGNTNIRIKGKYEGLWKRRWASSVGCEQTKLMWDDNNTRNSEVLMSLQREDVRSMIGIITGHNTLGKHMVRIGLASDNIYFDRLARMQPEEYPRLHQVFGVEELGASKDTLSYNGLIPARR from the exons ATGGTCTCAGGTAAATTCTTGGATACGATCTCGGACGTAATGAGCGAGTCGCTGAAGTCTCTAGCGGAATGGGCTAGTGGTGGTGGACTGGGAGTGAATCCAAGAAAAACGGATTTGGTGCTCTTTACAAGGAAAAAGAGACTGGTCGGTTACAAAGATCCGGAATTTCAGGGCACGAGATTGACACTCTCGAAATCGGCACGTTATCTGGGGATTGTACTGGACTCGAGGCTAAATTGGCTAGAGAACGTAGCGGATCGTATGAAGAAGACTTATGCGGCGTTATACGCGTGTCAGAAGCTCGTTGGGGAGCGATGGGGGATGAAACCGGCCCTTTTCAACTGGCTATACACAGCTGTAATAAGGCCAGTAGCGGTATATGGATGTCATGTCTGGTGGCCCATCACTAACCATCACAATCATATACAGAGATTGGGCAGGATAAATAGAACGGCTCTTATCTATATGACCGGGGCGATGAGGACAACGGCCACAGCCGCACTGGAGGTATTGATGGGGATAATTCCATTGGACCTGCATATAAGGAAGACCGCGGAGGTCATACTGACCAGACTGAAGGGCCTGGACTCTTTGGAGAGCACGAGCTGCAGTCACACGGAACTGATATCGTACGCCGGACGCCATATAAGAACGGACCATATGGCGCCATGGCATATGTTTGAGAGTGACCTGGACTCAATTATCCCGAGCGTTGAGGACTGGGACGTAAACAGGATACACTTTGGGAGTCTCAACATTTATACTGACGGCTCTAAAATGACAGAAGGTGTAGGCAGCGGAATATACTGCAAGGAGTTGGGACTTAAGGAGTCCTTCAAGTTGGACGAACAATGTAGCATTTTCCAGGCCGAGATATTTGCCATTGCAAAAGCTGCAGAACTTATATCGATGAGGCCGCTATTTAGATGCGATATCAGCATTTTCATCGATAGTCAGGCAGCTATTAAGGCCCTGGGCAATACGAACATAAG gaTCAAGGGCAAATATGAAGGTTTATGGAAGAGACGTTGGGCTTCTTCTGTTGGATGTGAACAAACCAAATTGATGTGGGATGACAATAATACTAGGAACTCTGAGGTCCTGATGTCATTACAGAGGGAGGATGTAAGGTCTATGATAGGCATCATAACGGGACACAACACCTTGGGGAAACATATGGTAAGGATAGGCCTAGCAAGTGATAACATTT actTTGACCGACTTGCGAGAATGCAGCCTGAGGAATATCCTCGTCTTCATCAAGTCTTCGGGGTGGAGGAGCTAGGCGCTTCCAAGGATACACTATCATACAATGGACTCATTCCGGCCAGAAGATGA